The following is a genomic window from Methanobrevibacter sp..
AAAAATAGATTTCATAGGGAATTGAGAATAGGTGATGAGGTAGAAATAAGATAGAATTTTTAAAAAATAGGTGATGAAAAAGAAATAAAAAAATCTTTGTTTAAAAATAGGTAAAGAAAAAGAAATAAATAATTTTTGTTTAAAAAAAGTTATGAAAAAGAAATGAAAAAATTATTGTTTTAAGTTTAATTTTTCGAGAACTTGCTGTGGATTTTCGAAAATCTCGATTCCTTCCATCTTTTGAAGCTTTTGAGTGTTTTCAATGTCTATTTCCCTCATATGCAAAGTAATGATTTTTCCTGTGGATACAGCATCATATGGACAGATGTCCTTGCATGATCCGCAACCGATGCACTTTAAGAGATCAATTTCCTCATGAGGAGTGATTGCACCGTTTGGACAGGCCAATGCCGCTTCACATTCATCGCATTTTTGACATTTGGTCTTTTCAAGCTTTGATGGCAATATGGTATCCACATCACCAGGTTCAATGTCTACAGGAACCATGAGGGTTCTCACCCTTCCCTTGCCGGCTTGAGCTACAGCATTTGTGACAAGGGTGTCTGAAATTCCATGAACTATCTTAGCCACAGTGTTTGCAGTTGTAGGAGATACGATAAGCAGGTCATACTTTCCAAGTGAAAGCCTTCCGGTTATTGGAAAACTGAACTTTTGATTGGAATCGGTTGCAAGTTCATTATACCTTCCACCGGTTACAGCAACCACCCTATCATAAAGGCCGTACATTTTCAATACCTCTTCAGAAGCCTGTGACAAGAATACGGTCAAGTCATGATATGCAGCCAATTCTTCCATAGCTTCAACACTTTCCTTAAGCAAATGTCCTGCACCGGTAAAAGCCCATCCTATTTTCATAAAACATCTCCACAATAAAAAAATTAATATAATTTATATTTTCACATATTCTTCAAAATTTTTACAAAAAATAGTAAAAAAATAAAAAAAAATTCACTCCGAAGAGTGAAAAATAATTTGGAAAGACACTTAGATGTGTTCGATGAATTTGTATCCTTCCTCTTCATTGAAAGCGTAGTGAATGGTTCTGTACTGACTCATGAATTCAGTTACTTCATCCTTGATGTCTACATTGTCACCTTCAGCAACTCTCCAGATGAATTCAGCCACTTCTTCCATTTCCTTCTCTTTCATTCCTCTTCTGGTGATTTCCTGAGTACCGATTCTGATACCTGATGGGTCGTCACTGTCATTTACATTGTCACCAGGAATGAGGTTCTTGTTAAGAATGATGTTGTTTAACTCCAATTCCTTAGCCAATATTGTAGCCCTTTTGACATCTCTGACATCCATAGCCACTTGGTGGGATTCGGTGTATCCTAAGTCTTCACACATTACATTGAATCCTTGTTCTGCAAGTGCGCCTGCCAATGCCTTAGCGTTTTTGATGATCTGTTTAGCATAATCTTCACCAAACTCTAGCATTTCTGCAGTTGCAATACCTAAACCAGCTAAGTGGTGCAAGTGGTGATTGCTCACTACACCTGGGAAAACAGCGTTGTCAATCAAGTCCTTGTTTTCTTCCTGAGATAATATGATTCCACCTTGTGGACCTGGGAAGGTCTTGTGGGTACTACCCATCAAGACTTCAGCTCCTTCTTTCAAAGGGTCTTGGAATTGCTTACCTGCAATCAATCCAAGAACGTGAGCACCATCGTACATGATGGTTGCCCCTACTTCGTTAGCCGCATCAACAACTTCAGATACAGGGTGTGGGAATAGGAATAAGCTTCCTCCAAAGAGAATGATCTTTGGCTTTTCAGCTAAGATCATCTTGTTCAATGCATCAACATCAATGTTCATGACTTCTGGGTTGAAAGGATGTTCCAAGGTTTTCAATCCTCTGATACCTGCTGCACTTACATTTGCATGGCTGATGTGTCCTCCGTAAGGGATGTTCATGGCAATCATCTTGTCTCCAGCTTTTGCAAAACCGAAGAAAGCAGCGAGGTTGGCGGTTACACCTGATACAGGCTGGACATTTGCATATGTACAGTCGTAAACCTTGCAGGATAACTGTTTTGTAATGTCCTCAATTTGGTCAATGTAGGTACATCCTTGGTATAATCTTTCGTAAGCTTGTCCTTCTGCATATCTGTGAGCTAAATCAGAAACCATTGCAGTTGTAACGTCATTACTTGTTGTATTTTCACTTGCAATGAGGTTGATGCTGTCTCTCATCCAGTCATTATGAACTCTCATTAAGTCATTGATCTTATTCATGTCTTCTTCATATTGATACATAATCATAACACCTATATTTTCTTAAAAATCATTAAATATCAGATTAAAATTATAAGTTTAATCATTTGATTAGAATAAATAAAAAATTTTAAAAGTTTATAAAAATCAGAGCCAAAATTGAAAAAATCTAAAAATCTAAAAAATATAATCTTATAAAATTCTTATTAATATATAATATAATTTTTTAATTAAATAAAACTTTTTATTAATATTATAATAATTTTTTATTATTTTTAGATTACCTTAGAATATTTTTGGAAAAATAGATTTTGAAATTAAAATTAAAAAAATTAAATTTTAAAAAAAGTTAATAAATATACGAACAATTAAAAAATGCTTAAAAAAAAAGAAAAAGAAAAAGAGAATAAATCTCTTAATCTATTTTGCAACATCTTCGAGAGCTGCTGCAATTTGTGCCATAATTTGTTCGGTTTTGAAGTGGTTTTGGTTCATAGCACCAGATGGACATGCACCTACACAGGTACCACATCCTTTACATAATGCAACGTTAATAGCTGCGTGTTTGTCTGCGCCTTCACCTTCAATACTTACAGCACCGAATGGACATAATTCTACACATACTTCACATGCACCACATACGGTGGTATCAGTGTCAGCAGTAATAGGTTCGATTTCTACTTCACCTTTAGCCATTGGGATGGATGCTCTTGATGCTGCTGCAGATCCTTGTGCAACTGCGTCAGGAATATCCTTAGGACCTTGTGCTACACCAGCAATGTATACACCGTCAGTTAAGGTGTCAACAGGTCTGAGTTTTGGGTGAGCTTCCATGTAGAATCCGTCGGTAGTTCTGGATAAACCTAAGGTTTGTCTTAGTTCGTTGGAACCTTTTGGAGGTTCTAATCCAACAGATAATACAACTAAGTCGTAGGTGTATTCAGTTACTTTTCCGAGTAAGGTGTCTTCTGCTCTTACGGTTAAGGTTAAGTCA
Proteins encoded in this region:
- a CDS encoding dihydromethanopterin reductase (acceptor), whose product is MKIGWAFTGAGHLLKESVEAMEELAAYHDLTVFLSQASEEVLKMYGLYDRVVAVTGGRYNELATDSNQKFSFPITGRLSLGKYDLLIVSPTTANTVAKIVHGISDTLVTNAVAQAGKGRVRTLMVPVDIEPGDVDTILPSKLEKTKCQKCDECEAALACPNGAITPHEEIDLLKCIGCGSCKDICPYDAVSTGKIITLHMREIDIENTQKLQKMEGIEIFENPQQVLEKLNLKQ
- the glyA gene encoding serine hydroxymethyltransferase; the protein is MYQYEEDMNKINDLMRVHNDWMRDSINLIASENTTSNDVTTAMVSDLAHRYAEGQAYERLYQGCTYIDQIEDITKQLSCKVYDCTYANVQPVSGVTANLAAFFGFAKAGDKMIAMNIPYGGHISHANVSAAGIRGLKTLEHPFNPEVMNIDVDALNKMILAEKPKIILFGGSLFLFPHPVSEVVDAANEVGATIMYDGAHVLGLIAGKQFQDPLKEGAEVLMGSTHKTFPGPQGGIILSQEENKDLIDNAVFPGVVSNHHLHHLAGLGIATAEMLEFGEDYAKQIIKNAKALAGALAEQGFNVMCEDLGYTESHQVAMDVRDVKRATILAKELELNNIILNKNLIPGDNVNDSDDPSGIRIGTQEITRRGMKEKEMEEVAEFIWRVAEGDNVDIKDEVTEFMSQYRTIHYAFNEEEGYKFIEHI